Within the Bacillus pumilus genome, the region ACTTATACGATGAAAGCAAAGCGGATAAAGAGAAGCTGCAATCAACAGATGGTGTCATGGGTGTGAATCAAAGCGGAGGTCAATATCATGTCATTATTGGCAATGATGTTTCAAATGTCTATCAAGCGATGATTGCTGACTCAGGCCTATCAACAGATGTAAAGTCAGGCGGTACAGAAGAAGCAACAAAACAAAATGTGATATCTAAGCTTTTCGATTTTATCTCTGGTGTCTTCACACCGATTCTTCCAGCCATTGCGGGAGCCGGGATGATCAAAGGGATCTTGGCACTCATGCTTACGTTCCAGTGGATTTCAGATAAAAGCAGCACATATGCCATTTTAACAGCTATCGGAGACGGAGCCTTTTACTTCTTACCGATTCTGCTTGCTGTAAGCGTAGCCAAAAAAATTGGCACAAATCAGTATATCGCTGCTGCCATTGCAGCAGCCGCACTGCACCCGCAGTTAACGGCTTTACTAGGCGCAGGAAATACAGAATTTCTAGGCTTACCAGTGGTTGCCGTTGTGTACTCTTCATCGGTCATTCCGATTCTACTTACCATCTGGCTCGGCTCATATGTTGAAAAATTCGCAGAAAAGTATAGTCCGAAATCATTAAAGATCATCCTTGTTCCAACGGTTACACTTCTTGTCGTAGTACCAATTATGCTGATCGCGGTAGGACCGCTTGGTGGAATTATCGGAAATGGTCTTTCAGGTGGAATTGATTTATTGTTCAAACATGCAGGCATTTTGGCCGGACTCTTGATCGGCGGCTTCATGTCACCATTGATCATTACGGGTATGCACTATGCACTGCTTCCAATCATGATCAACAACATTACGTTAAACGGTTTTGACTTCATTCTTCCAATGATGTTTGTAGCGAATATGGCACAAGCAGGCGCAGCATTCGGTGTGTTCTTAAGATCAAAAAACAAAACATTCAAATCATTGGCGATGTCTACAAGTATTACTGCATTAATGGGTATTACTGAACCTGCTATGTATGGTGTGAACATGCGATTGAAAAAACCGTTCCTTGCAGCCCTCATTGGTGCAGCAGTAGGCGGCGTGTTCATGTCGATCTTTAAAGTAAAATCATATGTGATATCTGGATCAGCAGGTCTCCCAGGTCTCCCAACATTCATTGGCCCAACATTTGTCTACTCTATCATTGGCTTAGTAATCGCCTTTGTCGTAGCAACGATCATGACACTTGTTCTAGGATTCAAAGATGTACCAGTGAAAGATGATACAAAAGCAGACAAACCAGAAGAAAAGAAAGACACAGTAATACTTCAAAATGAAGTAGTACAAAGTCCACTTGAAGGTCAATTAAAGCCGCTAAATCAAGTAAATGATGCAACATTCTCTAATGAAATCATGGGGAAAGGTACAGCCATTGTCCCAGCAATTGGACGTGTAGTAGCACCATTCAATGGCAAGGTTGAAACCATTTTTCAAACGAAACATGCCATTGGCTTAAAGAGTGACCAAGGCACTGAGCTTCTCATTCATGTTGGAATAGATACGGTGAAGCTCGGCGGAAAACATTTCACAAGTCATGTAGAGTCAGGTGATTTTGTACAAGCAGGAGATGTACTCGTTGAATTTGATATCGAGGGCATTCAACAAGAAGGCTATGATGTCACCACACCAATTATTGTGACCAACACAAACGATTTTGCACAAGTTGATGCGAAAACAGAAGGCACGATTTCAGTACAAGAGACACTGCTCACAGTCAGTGTAGAAGAAAATGAGGAGGGCATTCAACATGAACAAGTTAGAAAAAACATTTCCTAAAGGTTTCTTATGGGGCGGCGCTGTTGCGGGCAACCAAATTGAAGGTGCTTATAATAAAGATGGAAAAGGCTTATCGACAGCAGATGTATCACCGCACGGGATTATGCATCCATTCGATGAATCAATGAAAGACTTAAACTTATATCATGATGCAATTGACTTCTATCATCGCTATAAAGAAGATATTGCACTCTTTGCAGAAATGGGATTCAAATGCTTCAGACTCTCTATTTCTTGGCCACGTATTTTCCCAAATGGCGACGATGCAGAACCAAATGAAGCTGGCCTTGCTTTTTATGACAAAGTATTCGATGAACTGCTTAAGCATGGAATTGAACCAGTTGTCACAATTTCTCATTATGAAATGCCGCTTGCACTTGTGAAAAACTACGGCGGTTGGAGAAACCGTAAGCTTGTCGATCTTTATGAAACATACGCGAAAACGTTGTTTACTCGCTATAAAGACAAAGTGAAATATTGGATGACCTTTAATGAAATCAATGTCGTGTTACATGCGCCTTTCACTGGCGGCGGACTTGTATTTGAAGAGGGTGATGACGAGAAAAGCATTCAATATCAAGCAGCGCATCACCAATTTGTTGCAAGTGCTTTAGCTGTCAAAGCAGGCCACGAAATCATTCCTGATGCGAAAATCGGCTGTATGATTGCAGCGATGACAACTTATCCGTACAGCTCAAGACCAGAAGATATGTTTGCTGCAATGGATCAGGATCGTAAAACATTGTTCTTCTCAGATGTACAGGCAAGAGGCTACTACCCAGGTTACATGAAACGATACTTCCAAGAAAATGGAATTCATATTGAGATCCAAGATGGTGATGAAGACATCCTAAGAAACCATACAGTAGACTATATTGGCTTCAGCTATTACATGAGCTTTGTGACAAGTACAGATCCAGAGGTTCTTGGAAAAGTGACTGGTGGTAACCTATTTGAAGGCGTGAAAAACCCTTATCTAGAAGCAAGTGATTGGGGATGGCAAATTGATCCAAAAGGACTTCGTACAACACTAAACCAACTATATGACCGCTACCAAAAACCATTGTTTATCGTAGAAAATGGACTGGGAGCTGTCGATCAAGTAGAAGAAGACGGATCCATTCAAGACGATTACCGAATTGATTACCTCAGAAGCCATTTGCTAGAGGCGAGAGAAGCCATTGCAGACGGAGTAGACTTGATGGGTTATACAAGCTGGGGCCCAATTGACCTTGTTAGCGCATCAACAGCTGAAATGAAAAAGCGCTACGGCTTCATTTATGTCGATCGTGATAACGAAGGAAAAGGTACATTAGATAGAAAGAAAAAGAAAAGCTTCGATTGGTATAAACAAGTGATTGCGACAAATGGTGATCATTTAGATGCATAAGAATAAAGATCTAACAAAACCACTCCTAGAATTGAGTGGTTTTGTTTTTTTAATTTATTTAAGCGAGTTAGCTCATCTGATAATTTATTAACAACCCTGATGAAGTATGATATTGTAGGTGAGTATAATGAATAATTTAGTAAATTTGGTTTATAAAGTAATGATGATATTATCAAGATACATATGATTCTACTGCGATATAACTTAATGTGAAAAATGATCAAACTAAATTAACAATGTGGCTTAGGTTATTGCACAACTAAAGGAAATTATGATTTTGAATTAGGTGTTTAAGGAAATCATACACTTAATTTATTAGAGGGGATTGAGGTGGCAAGTGAACTTAGATAATAAGGGAGATATGTCGATTTTGAAGATCGACAACCTTGGCTTTCAGTATGGGAATACAACCATATTAAAGGATTTGTCTTTACATATTCAAGGCTCTGGTCTTTATGCCCTTCATGGAGAAAGTGGTAGTGGAAAGACGACATTTATTAATATTATTGCATTGATTCAAAAACCGAGTGCTGGGAAGATGGCGTTGTTCAATCAGCCCATTGATTTTACAAATCAAGAACAGATTGATAATTACCGTAAAAAAATTGCCTATTTCTTTCAGGATTTGAACTTGATTGGGTCTTTAACTGTCAGAGAAAATCTACACGTAATCTCATTAATTAATGAACAAGAAATCTCAAATGAAAGATTAGAAGAACAGGCTACGAAGCTCAAAATGAGCGAGAAACTTGATGTCACAGTGAGTAACCTCTCAGGGGGAGAAAGACAGCGAGCGGCTTTTTTGAAAATCATGCTGTTTGAGTATTCATTAATTCTATTAGATGAACCAACAAATAACCTTGATAAAGATAACATTTAGATGATGCTTGGTATGTTATCTGAGTTGAAGAAAACGAAGACCATATTAGTCGTTACACACTCTGATACCGTTGTGCAACATGCTGATGTCGTCCTTCGTTTTGAAGATTTGAATAAAAAGGACCAATCCATATGAAAACATTATACGTCTTTGAGTATTTGAAAAAGAAACATCGATCGACCCTAAGGAAATTAGCTGTTTTGAATTTCGTTTTGCTGATGTTAATCTTTTTTTCTATATTTACTATCCTGATTTCTGCTGATAATATTTATAAAAATGTATTGACTAACGAGCGCCTATCAATGGTTTTAATAAATGGATATTCAAAAAATGGTGAGTATCAGTACGATACAGATAAAATTAAGCGTTTGCCGAATGTCAAAAACATTGTCTACGAATATGATGTCTCGTTATCTATTGAAGCAGATGGTGAAACGGATATATTGTCAGCTTTATCATTCAATCCGACGACAAAAGAGGCTGTGAGTTTTGAGGGAGATCTGAAAGAAAATACAATCCTGCTTCCAGAAAGGTTTAAAGGGAAAAAAATAAAAGCTTATGATGGTGAAGTGGAACCATTAAAAGCGAATATTGAGTACTACAAAGGAGAAGGTAACTATTTTTTAAAAGACTATAGTTACTTATCGCCAGATCTTTATAAAAAATTGAGTAAACAAATTAAAATTGGTGAGAACTACGATGGGGTTAGAACACTCATTGTTAATTTGAATAAGACCGAGGATATTTATAAGTTTGTGAACCAGTTTGATCGAATGTTTGATGAAGAAGATGTTTTTGTATACTATCAAGCACAAGGGCTAGAGAAACTAGTTGCTAATTCAAAATTGTCATTTTTGCTGCTTGTCGTATTTCAGATTATTTTATTTGTAGTGGTTGCTTTTATTTATCGAGGTCAGATGCATACACTGATTAGCATTTTGAACCGAGATTTGTTGTCCTTGTATTTAAATGGGATGTCACCAAAGGATATGATCAAACAGTTCTACCGTAGTATAGATAAGATGAACTTAAAAGTGTATATTGTTGCACTTCTATTCATTGCCGTTTTGGGTGCTTTCCTACTTGGACAGTTACCAGGAGAAATCATCTTATGGATTGGCGGTACAGCAGTTGGGCTTCTCCTTGTCTTGGTTCTACTGAACAAATGGTTTGTGCGACACATTATCACAAAGCGTATGAAGAAAGAACTGTCACAAGAAAATATCGTATCAAGATTACGTAATTAAAAAAGAACTGCTTATTGGCAGTTCTTTCAGCGTGTAGACAAACCCTCGCATTCGTTGTCAGTCCTGCGCGCTGGTGCTCACGAATGTCAAATTCGCTCTGCGCCAGTGCTCGTCCTTCCTAGGGCTGCAAAGGTTTTCTATCACGCTGAAAAGAAGACAAAGGGCTAAAATAAAGTTCATTTTAGCCCTTTGTCAACAATCTGAAAGAACTGCTTATTGGCAGTTCTTTTTTTATCCTAAGCTTAAAGAGTTTAGAACTAGATGTTTTATTTCCACACTTGATCCGCAATCTCAATCACATGACGAAGCTTTTCCCATTGTTGCTCTTCTGTTAACAGATTGCCTTCCTCCGTTGAGGCGAAACCGCACTGTGGACTCAAGCAAATCTGGTTAATGTCGACGTATTGAGCTGCTTCCTCGATTCTTTTTTGAATCTGTTCAGCCGGCTCAAGCTCACCGTATTTTGAAGTGACAAGGCCTAGTACGATTTGGAGGTTTGGGTTCTTCACATAGCGAAGGGGTTCAAAACCGCCAGAACGATCGTCGTCGAATTCTAAAAAGAGACCATCTACATCTAAGCCGGCAAAAATCGTTTCTGCCGCTGCTTCATAACCGCCTTCAGCTGCCCATGTCGATTTAAAGTTCCCACGGCAAATGTGCATAGTGATCACCAAGTCCTCTGGACGATCGGCAACTGCTTCATTGATTGTTTTCGCAAATGACTCACGCAGTTCATCTTCTTCTCGGCCAAAGGCTTTGATTTGTTCATGCCCTTTTTCAGAAAAGAACACGGCCCATGCTGTATCATCCAGCTGTAGATAACGGCAGCCTGCATCATAAAAGGCACGGATGGCTTTCTTATATGCCTGTGCCACATCATGGTGGAATGCCTCTAGGCTGTCGTATACTCCTTCTTCAAGCTTTCCACGGAAAAAGAGCATATTTGGACTTGGAATCGTCATTTTAGCGGTATGATCACCAGCGATGCTGTGAAGGAATCGATAATCTTCCAGCATTGGATGATCTGTAAAATCGATCTTGCCCGTTACTTTGATTCCTCGCGCCTTTGTCGTCGTATTGTGGAATTGAATACCTTGATCTGCTTCAAATCCTTCAACTCCATCGAGTCCCTCAAGAAAGTCAAAATGCCACCAAGCACGTCTGAACTCTCCATCTGTGACAACCTCTAATCCAATTTCCTTTTGTTTCTCCACAATACGAGTGATTTCTTCGTTTTCAATTTGTCGGAGTTGCTCTGCTGTCAGTGTACCGTCTGCCTTTTGCTTGCGTGCTTCCTTGATACGTTCTGAACGAAGTAAACTGCCTACTTGATCTGCGCGGAATGGCGGTTTCGTTGTTTTCTTTCCAATGGTTTGTACTTGTGTCATATTGAATCCCTTCTTTCTACAGGTTAAAAATCAAATAAAAAAGCTCTTCCTTGGATAAGGAAGAGCATCATATACTGAGAGAACTCTGCCTTATCTTCAAACAAGCATCTGCTTGCTTAAGGAATTAGCACCATTCTGTTCCGAGGAACAGCGGTTGCCGGGTTTCACAGGGCCAGTCCCTCCACCACTCTTAATAAGGTTACCTTTGATTCAATTTTCTTAATAAACATAATTATTCAACTTTTACGAGAGAAAGTCAATGGTTTTTACAGTTAATTTTCTATATAAACAAATCAGCGACGAGAACCCCCGCTAGTCCGACAAGTGAAAGAACGGTCACCATCAATGTCCACGTTTTAAAGGTTTGGGCCATGGACAGGTTAAAGTATTCTTTATAAATCCAGAAACCCGCATCATTCACGTGAGAGAACGTAATGC harbors:
- a CDS encoding beta-glucoside-specific PTS transporter subunit IIABC, with the protein product MNHKQTAKEVLELVGGEKNVKQVTHCMTRLRFNLYDESKADKEKLQSTDGVMGVNQSGGQYHVIIGNDVSNVYQAMIADSGLSTDVKSGGTEEATKQNVISKLFDFISGVFTPILPAIAGAGMIKGILALMLTFQWISDKSSTYAILTAIGDGAFYFLPILLAVSVAKKIGTNQYIAAAIAAAALHPQLTALLGAGNTEFLGLPVVAVVYSSSVIPILLTIWLGSYVEKFAEKYSPKSLKIILVPTVTLLVVVPIMLIAVGPLGGIIGNGLSGGIDLLFKHAGILAGLLIGGFMSPLIITGMHYALLPIMINNITLNGFDFILPMMFVANMAQAGAAFGVFLRSKNKTFKSLAMSTSITALMGITEPAMYGVNMRLKKPFLAALIGAAVGGVFMSIFKVKSYVISGSAGLPGLPTFIGPTFVYSIIGLVIAFVVATIMTLVLGFKDVPVKDDTKADKPEEKKDTVILQNEVVQSPLEGQLKPLNQVNDATFSNEIMGKGTAIVPAIGRVVAPFNGKVETIFQTKHAIGLKSDQGTELLIHVGIDTVKLGGKHFTSHVESGDFVQAGDVLVEFDIEGIQQEGYDVTTPIIVTNTNDFAQVDAKTEGTISVQETLLTVSVEENEEGIQHEQVRKNIS
- a CDS encoding glycoside hydrolase family 1 protein, with translation MNKLEKTFPKGFLWGGAVAGNQIEGAYNKDGKGLSTADVSPHGIMHPFDESMKDLNLYHDAIDFYHRYKEDIALFAEMGFKCFRLSISWPRIFPNGDDAEPNEAGLAFYDKVFDELLKHGIEPVVTISHYEMPLALVKNYGGWRNRKLVDLYETYAKTLFTRYKDKVKYWMTFNEINVVLHAPFTGGGLVFEEGDDEKSIQYQAAHHQFVASALAVKAGHEIIPDAKIGCMIAAMTTYPYSSRPEDMFAAMDQDRKTLFFSDVQARGYYPGYMKRYFQENGIHIEIQDGDEDILRNHTVDYIGFSYYMSFVTSTDPEVLGKVTGGNLFEGVKNPYLEASDWGWQIDPKGLRTTLNQLYDRYQKPLFIVENGLGAVDQVEEDGSIQDDYRIDYLRSHLLEAREAIADGVDLMGYTSWGPIDLVSASTAEMKKRYGFIYVDRDNEGKGTLDRKKKKSFDWYKQVIATNGDHLDA
- a CDS encoding ATP-binding cassette domain-containing protein, which encodes MNLDNKGDMSILKIDNLGFQYGNTTILKDLSLHIQGSGLYALHGESGSGKTTFINIIALIQKPSAGKMALFNQPIDFTNQEQIDNYRKKIAYFFQDLNLIGSLTVRENLHVISLINEQEISNERLEEQATKLKMSEKLDVTVSNLSGGERQRAAFLKIMLFEYSLILLDEPTNNLDKDNI
- a CDS encoding 5-methyltetrahydropteroyltriglutamate--homocysteine S-methyltransferase; the protein is MTQVQTIGKKTTKPPFRADQVGSLLRSERIKEARKQKADGTLTAEQLRQIENEEITRIVEKQKEIGLEVVTDGEFRRAWWHFDFLEGLDGVEGFEADQGIQFHNTTTKARGIKVTGKIDFTDHPMLEDYRFLHSIAGDHTAKMTIPSPNMLFFRGKLEEGVYDSLEAFHHDVAQAYKKAIRAFYDAGCRYLQLDDTAWAVFFSEKGHEQIKAFGREEDELRESFAKTINEAVADRPEDLVITMHICRGNFKSTWAAEGGYEAAAETIFAGLDVDGLFLEFDDDRSGGFEPLRYVKNPNLQIVLGLVTSKYGELEPAEQIQKRIEEAAQYVDINQICLSPQCGFASTEEGNLLTEEQQWEKLRHVIEIADQVWK